One window of Thermocoleostomius sinensis A174 genomic DNA carries:
- a CDS encoding tetratricopeptide repeat protein, producing MPLSAKTTIVLSTLLLALITPKLVAQETPVPLLPPDPVPPLSDKQREAVQQLIQQALADTEANQALDDRIRAEVKETFGWTITLINLLIAILIAIPIAMAIVAWTLRRSILLQIVNETKKQLREETEHEVKQQLQQQVVVELQAKIATFKQELETQKTEFIKQVQTLFVATQQEKDQIFQELAKITSSDIQEEFIDSEVQRRIQELTNQLERLRSENPQLYLTADDYIHQGDAFLIEQRTEDALVAYEKAIALQPTLVSAWIGKEKALRRLKRYDEALVASEQALKLAPEDSSAWFELATVLMEMQRYSEALKAFNKSIKLAPEKGSTWKYRSYVLTKLGRYPDALTSFEKAEQLSPTSGGVYYNKAYLLMSQEQIDQAIEHLQRSIDLHPKFRDILRTDPDFAPLRNDDRFNQLINP from the coding sequence ATGCCGCTCTCTGCCAAAACCACGATCGTCCTTTCTACCCTGTTGCTCGCCCTCATAACCCCTAAATTAGTTGCTCAAGAAACGCCTGTTCCGCTGCTGCCACCCGATCCAGTCCCACCGCTTTCAGACAAACAACGCGAAGCTGTGCAGCAGTTAATTCAGCAAGCACTAGCAGACACCGAGGCGAACCAAGCTTTAGACGATCGAATTCGGGCAGAAGTCAAAGAGACCTTTGGTTGGACAATCACTCTGATTAATTTGCTTATTGCTATTTTGATTGCGATTCCCATTGCGATGGCGATCGTAGCTTGGACATTGCGTCGCAGCATTCTATTGCAAATCGTCAACGAAACTAAAAAACAACTACGCGAAGAGACCGAACATGAAGTCAAGCAACAGTTACAGCAACAAGTTGTAGTCGAATTACAAGCTAAAATTGCAACGTTTAAACAAGAGTTAGAAACACAAAAAACAGAATTTATCAAACAAGTACAAACATTATTTGTAGCAACACAGCAGGAAAAAGATCAGATTTTTCAGGAACTTGCAAAAATTACTTCTAGCGACATTCAAGAAGAATTCATCGATTCAGAAGTTCAACGCCGAATTCAAGAATTAACGAATCAACTAGAACGCTTAAGATCAGAGAATCCTCAGCTTTATCTCACAGCCGATGATTACATCCACCAAGGAGATGCGTTTTTGATCGAGCAGAGAACGGAAGATGCTCTTGTCGCCTATGAGAAAGCGATCGCCCTGCAACCTACTTTGGTGTCAGCTTGGATTGGCAAAGAAAAGGCACTGCGGCGCTTAAAGCGCTATGACGAAGCATTGGTAGCCAGCGAACAAGCTCTAAAACTTGCCCCGGAAGACTCATCGGCTTGGTTTGAACTTGCTACTGTTTTAATGGAGATGCAACGCTACAGCGAAGCCTTAAAAGCCTTTAACAAGTCCATTAAATTAGCCCCTGAAAAGGGCAGCACCTGGAAATATCGAAGCTACGTGCTAACGAAATTAGGGCGTTACCCAGATGCGCTCACCAGTTTTGAAAAAGCCGAACAACTCAGCCCTACTTCCGGCGGCGTGTATTACAACAAAGCCTACTTGCTGATGAGTCAGGAACAAATCGATCAAGCGATCGAACATCTGCAACGATCGATTGACCTTCACCCTAAATTTCGTGATATTCTGCGCACTGATCCAGATTTTGCTCCATTGCGAAACGACGATCGATTCAATCAGTTGATCAACCCCTAA
- a CDS encoding ATP-grasp domain-containing protein, translated as MMILILGNELDIHAAHLERVLTHMGISVAYWDTQCFPTQTQLTWCPNTQQGCLTLSTGQQLNLQDIRSVFWRNFSGVSVPMLADATQQHIAFRDATSTLRSIVQACPAHWVNSWQAYQFHQTKPLQLAMAQRLGVKIPATLISNSPAQIDEFVRSQHRSHTRVIFKPVCGGAHTQFVTPEHLEPERLQQALRLAPITIQAYIPGTNVRTYVVGESIYAAEIRSQAIDFRADAQAQLISIDLPEAIQQQCQAIAKAFFLEWTAIDWRVSPAGDYLFLEANPSPMFLHFEQQTGYPITQQLIELLCSTPEEKLRG; from the coding sequence ATGATGATTCTGATTTTAGGCAATGAGTTAGACATTCACGCCGCTCATCTAGAACGAGTTTTAACGCATATGGGTATCTCGGTGGCGTACTGGGATACTCAATGCTTTCCTACACAGACACAACTTACTTGGTGCCCTAATACTCAACAGGGTTGTCTCACCTTATCAACTGGACAGCAACTCAATCTACAGGACATACGAAGCGTATTCTGGCGCAACTTTTCGGGCGTATCGGTTCCGATGTTAGCCGATGCAACACAGCAGCACATTGCTTTCCGTGATGCCACAAGTACACTGCGATCGATTGTTCAAGCCTGCCCTGCCCATTGGGTCAATTCATGGCAAGCCTACCAATTTCATCAAACCAAACCATTACAGTTAGCAATGGCTCAAAGATTGGGCGTTAAAATCCCAGCAACCTTAATTAGCAACAGCCCAGCGCAAATTGATGAGTTTGTGCGTTCCCAGCACCGTTCCCATACTCGTGTCATTTTCAAGCCCGTTTGTGGCGGCGCTCACACTCAGTTTGTGACTCCCGAACATTTAGAACCAGAACGGCTACAACAAGCATTGCGACTAGCTCCTATTACAATTCAAGCCTATATTCCAGGAACTAATGTTCGCACCTATGTTGTTGGTGAATCAATTTATGCTGCTGAAATTCGCAGTCAAGCGATCGATTTTCGAGCGGATGCCCAAGCACAATTAATTTCGATCGACCTACCAGAAGCAATTCAGCAACAATGTCAAGCTATCGCCAAAGCCTTCTTTTTGGAATGGACAGCCATTGATTGGCGAGTTTCTCCAGCGGGTGACTATCTGTTTCTAGAGGCAAACCCCAGCCCCATGTTTTTGCATTTTGAACAGCAAACAGGATATCCAATTACTCAGCAACTTATTGAACTCCTATGCTCCACGCCTGAGGAGAAACTTCGAGGGTAA
- a CDS encoding peptidylprolyl isomerase — translation MVELSGISIESEEIVEYLKQELYLKEICHKLLCQRIIQRVAQEQGITITPEEIQAEADRQRYQRRLESAEATLAWLEDQMITVEEWEMGIRRYLLAQKLAEALFEQEVEKYFVEHRLDFEQVSFYKITVPYEQLAQELLYQIEEDEISFYEAAHLYDVDEQRRLYCGYEGQFYRWKLKPELAALIFGARLGEVIGPCKSEQGYDLLLVEEFTMAELTEEIRKDILNNLFQEWLNSELNYLLHHSSSP, via the coding sequence ATGGTTGAGTTATCGGGCATATCGATTGAATCAGAAGAAATAGTAGAGTACTTGAAGCAGGAGTTGTATCTCAAAGAAATCTGTCACAAACTGTTATGTCAGCGAATTATTCAGCGAGTGGCTCAAGAGCAAGGCATAACCATCACACCTGAAGAGATTCAAGCAGAAGCCGATCGCCAGCGATACCAGAGACGGCTAGAAAGCGCAGAAGCAACCTTGGCTTGGCTAGAGGATCAAATGATTACGGTAGAAGAGTGGGAGATGGGAATTCGTCGCTATCTTTTAGCTCAAAAACTTGCTGAAGCTTTATTTGAGCAAGAGGTTGAAAAGTATTTTGTTGAACATCGGCTTGATTTTGAACAAGTGTCTTTTTACAAAATCACTGTTCCCTATGAGCAGCTTGCTCAGGAACTGCTCTACCAAATTGAGGAAGATGAAATCAGTTTTTATGAAGCGGCTCATCTTTATGACGTGGATGAACAACGTCGTTTGTATTGTGGTTATGAAGGACAATTTTACCGATGGAAGTTGAAACCTGAACTGGCTGCCCTCATTTTTGGAGCTAGATTGGGAGAAGTTATTGGCCCTTGCAAGAGTGAACAAGGTTATGATCTGCTGCTAGTAGAGGAATTTACAATGGCTGAACTGACAGAAGAGATACGAAAAGATATTCTCAATAACCTCTTTCAAGAATGGTTGAACAGTGAATTGAACTATTTGTTGCATCATTCCTCATCACCCTGA
- a CDS encoding HetP family heterocyst commitment protein has protein sequence MHSNTHNRLDKVMTTEQFTQVVDAILAGKYSWACVLVLRFAGYNPLHYIPYRTYNRLMKENASTMTKSKGTSRDYSSSQAPHKPSHQIADLSYLEPLDERYSQVRGGDRSSDFISLNAILELLRSYH, from the coding sequence GTGCATTCTAACACACACAATCGGTTGGATAAAGTCATGACAACTGAACAATTTACCCAAGTAGTGGATGCAATTTTAGCAGGAAAATATTCTTGGGCTTGTGTTCTGGTTTTGCGATTTGCTGGTTATAACCCATTGCATTATATTCCGTATCGCACTTACAATCGCTTGATGAAAGAGAATGCTTCTACCATGACTAAAAGTAAGGGAACTAGTCGTGATTATTCTAGCTCTCAAGCTCCTCACAAGCCCTCTCATCAAATTGCTGACTTAAGTTACCTAGAGCCACTCGACGAACGATATTCGCAGGTACGCGGCGGCGATCGTTCATCTGATTTTATTAGCCTCAATGCAATTTTGGAGCTTCTTCGATCGTATCACTAA
- a CDS encoding HlyD family efflux transporter periplasmic adaptor subunit: MSNHYYLKNFNSLLSADPKLISQSSVVIDSSVISCSLFDSSHETKLELLSVSEAEVISGGSASPLEKPPDPSSPPSAKPLRRKLETIQPATTNAVWSPTLQDVLDQPPSNLPSRLILAGLLFSGVFAAWAWFGRIQEVSRAEGRLVPQGEVYKVQPVVQGEIAQIAVEEGESIQAGQVIAVLDDRLAEAEIDRLKQSLVTYQLQLHETQELIERTQSELDTRRAIAKAELRTQEMAINQTAIKVAINREILEQFERRTIAYESRLSRLQPLAEAGAVTQEFIFEAEQALQEQHITTVRNQGELQQALAEVQRLQAEMAQRKAQGQQSELEAQQRLQQLHMEMTQLRAKISETDNLLKAATTKLEQMYLYAPVSGMVSSLAIRNIGEVAQPGQTIAEIAPSHAPLVLAATLPNREAGFVHTGMPAQIKFDAFPYQEYGIVPGKVVSISPDVEIDEVRGAVYRVEIALKQSNMRPANQTITFKAGQTASAEIITRQRRIADVLLDPIKKLQEGINL, translated from the coding sequence ATGTCAAATCATTATTACCTCAAAAACTTTAATTCTTTATTATCTGCTGACCCAAAACTAATTTCCCAATCATCTGTCGTCATTGATTCTTCAGTCATTTCTTGTTCACTTTTCGATTCATCTCATGAGACGAAGCTAGAACTTTTATCTGTTTCTGAAGCAGAGGTAATCTCTGGTGGGAGTGCTTCTCCACTCGAAAAGCCCCCAGACCCATCATCTCCGCCTTCTGCAAAGCCACTACGTCGTAAGTTAGAGACAATCCAGCCTGCTACGACAAACGCCGTGTGGAGTCCCACATTACAAGATGTTCTAGACCAACCGCCTTCTAACTTACCAAGTCGATTGATTCTAGCAGGACTGCTGTTTAGTGGCGTTTTTGCAGCGTGGGCCTGGTTTGGACGGATTCAAGAGGTGAGTCGTGCGGAAGGGCGGCTCGTGCCACAAGGTGAGGTTTACAAAGTACAACCCGTTGTGCAAGGCGAAATCGCTCAAATTGCCGTGGAAGAAGGTGAATCAATTCAGGCTGGTCAAGTGATTGCTGTATTGGACGATCGCCTAGCCGAGGCAGAAATTGATCGTCTCAAACAAAGCCTTGTGACATATCAGTTACAACTACATGAAACACAAGAATTAATCGAGAGAACACAATCGGAGCTTGATACTCGTCGAGCGATCGCTAAAGCAGAACTGCGAACGCAAGAAATGGCAATCAATCAAACCGCCATCAAAGTAGCCATAAATCGCGAGATTTTGGAACAATTTGAAAGGCGAACCATTGCCTATGAATCACGTCTATCACGCCTGCAACCTCTAGCAGAAGCAGGCGCCGTGACTCAAGAATTTATTTTTGAAGCAGAACAGGCTTTACAGGAGCAACACATCACAACTGTGCGCAATCAAGGTGAACTACAACAGGCTCTGGCAGAGGTTCAACGATTGCAAGCAGAAATGGCTCAACGCAAGGCCCAGGGACAACAGAGCGAATTGGAAGCCCAGCAGCGCTTACAGCAGTTGCACATGGAAATGACTCAACTGCGAGCCAAGATTAGCGAAACTGATAATCTGTTGAAAGCGGCGACTACAAAGCTAGAGCAGATGTATCTGTACGCCCCTGTTTCGGGAATGGTATCGTCACTTGCCATACGAAATATAGGCGAGGTTGCTCAACCAGGACAGACAATCGCCGAAATTGCCCCCAGCCATGCTCCTCTTGTGTTAGCTGCGACACTACCAAATCGAGAGGCTGGTTTTGTCCACACAGGAATGCCTGCACAAATTAAGTTTGATGCCTTTCCCTACCAAGAATACGGCATTGTCCCAGGCAAGGTTGTCTCGATTTCTCCGGATGTGGAAATAGATGAGGTTCGGGGAGCCGTATACCGTGTCGAGATTGCTTTGAAACAAAGCAATATGCGTCCTGCCAATCAAACGATTACTTTCAAGGCTGGGCAAACGGCGAGTGCCGAAATTATTACACGTCAGCGCCGTATTGCTGACGTGTTGCTAGATCCAATTAAGAAACTCCAAGAGGGAATCAACTTGTAA
- a CDS encoding ABC transporter transmembrane domain-containing protein gives MDYAETLKVYNFRLGDEIITYPPSTERVEDLNRSNSHNQYKISDLYWICQGRVRLLCSRADRQREVSALLLESNQTFGADGLFLADPLPYRAVAASPVQIAHLSAPNLERLLSQCSSLHQHLLSQAQNREKFIFFRSLTNLQSIASHQLAAFVPAIQDQALPAATHLAEIPSVNPGHVWLRAGTIRGQAPPHVGQDWNYPPPTPTDWVAQTDLRLYYLPVDRWQELAALRSPSDVTVERCEPDHLTTSNDEADVVKRRSRGRMIYQPLPQPERKAISAPASTPAEAKSTRVPFPKPVRRHLLDLLDRYPWVEQQSSSDCGAACLAMISRYWGKQFPLHVLRERANVGRSGASLKGLAKAAESVGFQARPVRASFSRMAEQTNPWIAHWQGEHYVVVYQVGAKRVVIADPALGHRSLSYGEFQKHWTGYGLLLDPTEQLQSTDIQQASLGRYFNALLPYRSTALQNILFSILIQIFGLVTPLFTQIILDRVVVQRSLTTLNVFAVGLLVFGIWSIFLSSVRQYLLAYFSNRLDLTLISGFVNYTLMLPLKFFETRRVGDIITRVQENQKIQRFLIQQVVLAWLNFLTGFVYLGLMLYYNWQLTLLVLLLIVPILLLTLGATPLLRKISREIFKEVSDQNSVLVEMLTGVTTIKSVAAEKEARWRWEDHLTRQINTQFRGQKLAIRLQAVSGLINSIGGTALLWFGAALVIQDQLTIGQFVAFNMMIGYVISPVLALAGLWDELQEVLISVERLNDVFEAAPEESVQQPLLVLPSLNGEVQFEDVTFRYSEDEEQNTLQNISFHVKPGQTVAIVGRSGSGKTTLVKLLEGLYHPNHGRVIVDGHDIRHVSPASLRSQLGVVPQECFLFSGTILDNITLYRSEFRLEQVVEVAKLAEAHAFIQAMPLGYNTKVGERGSSLSGGQRQRIAIARALLGDPRILILDEATSSLDTESERRFQRNLAQIRRDRTTFIIAHRLSTVRHADTILVLDRGVLVEQGSHNDLLSLQGLYYHLAQQQLDL, from the coding sequence ATGGATTATGCAGAAACGCTGAAGGTTTACAACTTTCGTCTGGGAGACGAAATTATTACCTACCCGCCTTCCACTGAAAGAGTAGAGGACTTAAACCGCTCGAACAGTCACAATCAATACAAAATTTCCGATTTGTATTGGATCTGCCAAGGACGAGTGCGGCTATTGTGTTCCAGAGCCGATCGGCAACGCGAGGTGTCGGCGCTATTGTTGGAGTCGAACCAAACCTTTGGAGCCGATGGCCTATTTCTTGCCGACCCCTTGCCCTATCGCGCTGTAGCCGCCAGCCCGGTGCAAATCGCCCACCTATCTGCGCCTAATCTGGAACGGCTTCTGTCACAGTGTTCATCTTTGCACCAGCATTTATTGAGCCAGGCGCAAAACCGAGAAAAATTTATCTTTTTTCGCAGCCTTACCAATCTCCAATCAATCGCCAGTCACCAGTTAGCAGCCTTTGTCCCAGCCATCCAAGATCAGGCGCTTCCAGCCGCAACCCATTTGGCTGAAATTCCATCGGTTAACCCCGGTCATGTGTGGTTAAGAGCCGGAACCATTCGCGGCCAAGCCCCGCCCCACGTTGGGCAAGATTGGAACTACCCGCCGCCCACACCAACTGATTGGGTGGCACAAACCGATTTGCGGCTCTATTACCTGCCCGTCGATCGGTGGCAAGAACTGGCTGCCCTGCGTTCTCCATCAGACGTGACGGTTGAGCGGTGTGAGCCAGACCACCTCACGACCTCAAACGACGAAGCTGATGTGGTTAAACGTCGATCGCGGGGGCGCATGATTTATCAACCCTTGCCTCAGCCAGAGCGCAAAGCTATCTCGGCGCCTGCCTCTACCCCGGCTGAAGCCAAGTCAACGCGGGTTCCCTTTCCTAAGCCCGTTCGTCGTCATCTGCTCGATTTGCTCGATCGCTATCCTTGGGTAGAACAGCAGAGTTCGTCAGATTGTGGAGCCGCTTGTTTAGCGATGATTTCGCGATATTGGGGCAAACAGTTCCCTCTGCATGTGCTGCGGGAACGGGCGAACGTTGGGCGATCGGGCGCGTCTCTCAAAGGATTGGCCAAAGCAGCCGAAAGTGTCGGATTTCAAGCTCGTCCCGTTCGAGCTAGCTTCAGTCGTATGGCTGAACAAACCAATCCTTGGATTGCGCACTGGCAGGGCGAGCATTACGTCGTGGTTTATCAAGTTGGCGCTAAACGAGTTGTGATTGCCGACCCCGCCCTTGGTCACCGATCGCTGTCCTATGGTGAATTTCAAAAGCATTGGACTGGCTATGGGCTATTGCTAGATCCCACAGAGCAATTGCAGTCTACTGATATTCAGCAGGCTTCTCTGGGGCGATACTTCAATGCATTGCTGCCTTATCGATCGACGGCCCTACAAAATATTTTGTTTTCGATTCTAATTCAGATATTTGGATTAGTCACACCACTATTCACTCAAATTATCTTAGATAGGGTAGTCGTACAAAGAAGTTTGACTACCCTCAATGTCTTCGCGGTGGGATTACTGGTGTTTGGTATTTGGAGTATTTTTCTATCTTCTGTTCGTCAGTATCTATTAGCCTATTTTTCCAATCGATTGGATTTAACTCTCATTAGTGGATTTGTTAACTATACGTTAATGTTACCACTCAAGTTCTTTGAAACTCGTCGAGTAGGAGATATCATCACACGAGTACAAGAGAATCAAAAGATTCAACGGTTTTTGATTCAACAGGTGGTTCTCGCTTGGCTCAATTTTCTCACTGGCTTTGTCTATTTAGGGTTAATGCTTTATTACAATTGGCAACTTACCCTGCTGGTGTTATTGCTAATTGTGCCGATCTTACTGTTGACGCTGGGTGCAACACCGTTGCTGCGAAAAATCTCGCGGGAAATCTTTAAAGAAGTTTCCGATCAAAATTCGGTATTGGTTGAAATGCTGACTGGCGTTACCACCATCAAATCTGTGGCAGCGGAAAAAGAAGCGCGGTGGCGCTGGGAAGATCATTTAACTCGGCAAATTAACACACAATTTCGCGGTCAAAAGTTGGCAATCCGCTTACAGGCTGTCAGCGGGTTGATTAATTCAATCGGTGGCACAGCGTTGCTGTGGTTCGGCGCGGCGTTAGTGATTCAAGATCAGCTAACGATCGGTCAGTTTGTGGCGTTCAATATGATGATTGGCTATGTCATTAGCCCAGTCTTAGCACTAGCAGGACTGTGGGACGAGTTGCAGGAAGTGTTAATTTCCGTTGAACGACTCAATGATGTGTTTGAAGCTGCTCCAGAAGAATCGGTGCAGCAGCCACTTTTAGTGTTGCCGTCTTTGAACGGGGAAGTACAGTTTGAAGATGTTACTTTTCGCTATAGCGAAGATGAAGAGCAAAACACCCTGCAAAATATTTCATTTCATGTCAAACCTGGACAAACAGTGGCGATCGTGGGGCGCAGCGGCTCTGGCAAAACCACGCTAGTGAAGCTGCTGGAGGGGCTATATCATCCTAATCACGGGCGGGTGATAGTCGATGGACATGATATTCGCCATGTTTCTCCGGCATCGCTACGATCGCAATTGGGCGTTGTGCCCCAGGAGTGTTTTCTGTTTTCCGGAACCATTTTAGACAACATCACCCTCTACCGATCGGAATTTAGACTGGAGCAAGTTGTAGAAGTGGCAAAGCTGGCCGAAGCCCATGCTTTTATTCAAGCGATGCCATTAGGTTACAACACGAAAGTAGGTGAACGAGGCAGTTCCCTATCAGGCGGACAACGACAACGGATTGCCATTGCCCGCGCCTTGCTGGGCGATCCCAGAATCCTAATTCTGGATGAAGCAACCAGTTCACTAGATACAGAATCGGAGCGACGGTTTCAGCGCAATCTGGCTCAGATTCGGCGCGATCGCACGACGTTTATTATTGCCCATCGTCTCTCAACGGTGCGCCATGCCGACACGATTCTAGTGCTCGATCGAGGTGTATTAGTTGAGCAGGGATCGCATAACGATCTTTTATCACTGCAAGGGCTTTATTATCATCTGGCCCAGCAGCAGCTTGATCTATAG